The DNA segment CAAGAAAAAGAGATTGAATACGTGGATTATCCTACTCAACTCTACGAAATTTTAAAACTACATCCCAAGAATGATAAAATCCAATGTTCCTTATGTTCTAAATTAAAAAAGGGAGCGATTATTCGGGCTGCGCAAGAACATGGTTGTAATAAAGTAGCCTTTGCCCATCATGCTGATGATGCCATCGAAACTTTATTTATGAATATGATTTATGGAGCCCGTATTTCTACCTTTTCTCCTGCTATGCACTTAAAAGTATCGAATATGGATTTTATTCGTCCTTTCATTTATTGCTTTGAAAACGAGATTCGTAAAACCGTCAAACACGAAAAGCTTCCACTTGTGAAAAGCACTTGTCCAAACGACGGCTACACCAAACGCCAAGAAACCAAAGAATTATTAAAGCAAATTTATCACACTTTCCCAACCGCCAAAGAAAATTTCTTAACTTCTTTATCCAATCAAAAACAATTCAATCTTTGGGTAAAGGCTAAGGATTGGCGGCACCATTCTAAATAGACAAAAAATTAGGAGCCAGTCCTAATTTTTCTATTTTTATTAGTGCTTTTCAAAGTCAGGTTCATCCTGATCAATATAATCCAAGATAGCTGAACGAGCAATATTACAAGCATGGTCACCCATACGCTCAATCGTTCCCAGTATATCCACATACACCGAAGAGGCAATCGAGGATGTACACTCACCATTAGCCATCCGTGTGAAGTGACCCTGACGAGCGGCGTACTCTGTTTCATCCATCTCATTTTCTTTTCCCATTAATTCATGATAAACCAATTCATCCCGTTCTTCATACACTCGAATACACAGCTTCATCATTTCATTTAATTCATCAAACATGGTGTTCATATCCACAATCGCTGCTGGTGAGAAAGTGGTCTTATCCTCACGAACCATATTAAAGAATTCCACTAAATTAATACCTAAGTCACCAATACGTTCCAAGTTCTTCGTAATTTCTAAACCACGACGCAATTCTGTTTGATCCGATGGTGTTAATTGTTGATTTTTAGAAATCGCAATTAAGAATTCGGTAATCTTCTTATCCAATTTATTCACTGTATCTTCACCGGTCATTAGGTTTTCATAATCTTCATCATTTCCCGGTTTATTTAGATACCCTTTAATATCTTGATTATCTTGATCCACCACTGAAGCCATCTTCACGATTGCTGTCTTAGCTGAGTCAATCGCTACAGAAGGAATGGTGTTCACCGCTAAGTTACTATCTAATTCATCAATATTGATTTCAATACGTTTTGGTTCTTCACCGGGAAGAATTTTACGAATTAAATCACAGAATTGGTTCATGAATGGGAAGAAAACAATGGTTGCGGTTGTATTAAACACCATATGCGCTACCGCTATTTGCGCCATACCCGTAATACCAAATATTCCTGATAGCCAAACAATAAAGTTGGTATATGGACGCAAGAAAATCATTCCTACGGTTGTTCCTATGATATTGAATAAGATATGGATACCGGCTGTTCGTTTGGCGGCTGTACTACCACCAATACAAGCCAAGATACCCGTTACAGTTGTCCCGATATTTGCCCCAAATACAAATGGTAAAACCGCAATGAATTCCAAAGCCCCGGCCGCATATAATTTCTGCACAATACCAATCGTTGCCGAAGAAGCCTGTACAGCTCCCGTCATTACCGTACCTGCAAATAAGCCTAAGAATGGATTAGTTGCCATATCCTTCGCAAATTGAGCAAATTCCGGTAAATCCTTGATGGCACTTAAAGCTGAACCCATTGCGTTTAATCCATAGAAGATTAAACCAAAGCCCATTATAATCGTACCAAGAGACTTGACTTTTGCTTTCTTACCAAAACTAACAATCATTGCCCCCAAGAATACAAAATATAAAACATAGTTATCAATATTCAAAGAAATTAATAAAGAGGTAAAAGTCGTTCCAATATTAGCGCCCATAATGATGCCGGCAGCTTGTGGTAAAGTCATCAAACCGGCTCGCACCAAACCAATTGTAATGGCGGTTGAAGCCGAAGATGACTGCATAATAATTGTAATTAAAATACCAATAATCAAAGCGGAAAACGGGTTGGTGGTGTATTTATTGATGTAATCTCTTAATTTATCACCGGCAACGGCTTTTAGACCATCCCCCATAAAACCAATACCAAAGAGGAATAAACCGAACCCTCCTAAAATCACATCCCATCGCAAACTACTTAGATTCATTCGTTTCCTCCATGCTTTGCGCATTCCTACAGAATAAATTCTAATCGAATTTAAGGAAAAAGAAAAGATACCGATTGCCTTAGCTTTCAATTTTTTTAACAGAAAGAAAGACAAGTGCTATACTAAAGGTGTTGCAGGCGTGATTCAATGGTAGAATGTGACCTTCCCAAGGTTAATACGCGAGTTCGATTCTCGTCGCCTGCTTTTATGTTTATTATCCCAAATCAAGGGGATTTTTTATTTATTACAAAGCTTCTACACTTCATTCAATAAAAAAATTGGCATTTTGCCAATCCTATCTATTCAACTAAACACTTACTCTTGTTTGAAGATAATCCGTAAGTTTTTGAATGCCATACGTAACCAAGCAGAAGAATAAAGTGACACAAACTAATCTAGCTAAAAATGACCAACCGGCAATAAGTGGTGTTTCTCTTAGGAAACCATAATTTCCATTTGTTAGTTCATTAACCAGTGCCAAGAAAACATCAATAAGCAAATTGATGCCAATAATTTCTTTAAGTGAAAGTTTCTTTTTGGTTTCTAAAAGGTACAATAAGGAATTTCCAAATAGCGCAAAATGTCCCCAATAGAAAGAAACCAAGGTCACATGTGGCCAAGCATATTTATCCATGATTGGAATAAAAATTGCCAGCAACCCACCAAAAATACCAATCACCGCAAACATTTTTTTAAGCTTGCTGTCTTTCATAAACATCAAAGAAAACATGGCGGCTCGACAATGGTATAAAGGCAAACTAATTGAAATTGAAATTCTTTGAACCATGTAAAAACCATAAAGGATGACTAGTTGAATAAGCTGAAAAAGCCAAAAGAACTTCTTCAGCCATGCTTTATCGTGATATTTCAAACAAAAAACCATTTCTAAAGCCATCACAATAATAGCTGAAACATATACCCACATTGGGGGCACAAAAGCACTCGCTGTTCCTTGCGTACTAAAAAATTGATCCATACTTGCTTAGTATAAAGGAAATTTAGGAAAAAAGAAAAGCCCTAATTTTAAAAATTGACTTGAAGCATAGTCATATTTTAAACAAAAAAGTCTGTTAGTATAGAAGCATGTCCTTTCAAGCAAAAGAATTTCAACAATTAATCCACTGGTACCGAAGTCATCATATTAATTATCCATGGCGTCTATCTAAAAATCCTTATCCTATTTGGATTTCTGAGATTATGTTGCAACAAACACGGATTGAAGCCGTCTTGCCAAAATACGAACGTTTTATGCAAGAATTACCTAGCATTCATGATTTAGCGACTGTTTCAGATGACCATTTAATGTTCCTATGGGAAGGATTGGGTTATTATTCCAGAGCTCGTAATCTTAAAAAAGCGGCGATTCAAATTGAAGATAAATTTCAAGGTATCTTCCCTCATAAATTAGAAGATATTCAATCGCTGGCCGGTATTGGTGATTATACCGCCGGAGCGATTGCATCCTTTGCGTTTGGTTTAGGAGTACCAGCCATTGATGGTAATGTTCTACGAGTGTATAGTCGTCACGAAGGAATTTATCAAAATGTCTTAGATCCGACCATGAAGTCACTTGTTAAAGAACAGCTTTTACCTTTATACACAAAAGAAAATAGTACGGATAATGGTGATTTTAATCAAGCTATCATGGAACTTGGTGAACAAGTTTGTTTACCTAAAAATCCAAATTGTCAAAATTGTCCTATTTTTAAAAAGTGTTTTAGTTTCTTACAACGAAAACAAAATGAATTACCCGTCCGTATTTCTAAGACAAAAAAGAAAACGGAGAATCATAGTTTTTTAATTTTCTACACGAAAGATAAAATTTTAGTTCATAGACGTTCCGCTGATAGCTTATTAGCGAATTTATACGAACCGGTTAACTTAAATTCTTTTATAAAAATTGATGATTTCCTAAAGGAATATTCCCTTCCCGTTCTTTCCTACACTAAATTAAAAAATCATAAACATATCTTTTCCCATCGTATTTGGCAAATTGAAGCTTACGCAATTGAAGTGAGTGAAGAATTCCCTTTTCTTGATTATCAATGGCTAGAAAAAAAGAAGAGTTCGCTCTTGGCTTTCTCTTCTGCATTTGATCCTTATCGCTTGTATTTCTATTAGTTATCTTCGTCTGTTTCGATTAAGTATTTAACCGCTTCAATAGCGGAACGAATGGCTAAATCTGTGTCATGCACTTGTGGATTTGGCAAGCCTTGTTTCGCTCTTTCTTGGTTGGCAACAACTAATAGCGTTGTCCCGCAACGAACATGCAAATACCCGGCCACGATAAACAAAGCGGCGGATTCCATTTCCGAAGCTTTACAGCCCATGCCTAACCAAGCATCCCACTTTCTTAATAAATCCTGACCGTTTGGCAAGGTTTCTGGACGATGTTGACCATAGAAAGCATCTTTGCATTCGACAACACCTGTATGATAGGAGGCATCCACTCTCTTAGCACCTTCAACTAAAGCATTAACCATATCTAAGTCAGCTACGGCAGGGTATTCAATTGGTGCATATTCTTTGCTGGTTCCTTCCATTCTAATAGCACCGGTCGCTACAACAATGTCACCGGCTTTCACATTAATATCCATACCTCCACAAGTTCCAACACGGATAAAAGTATCCGCTCCACATGCCACTAATTCTTCCATAGCAATAGAAGCACTTGGACCACCAATTCCGGTTGAAGTAACGGAAACCTTTACACCGTTTAGATAACCCGTATAAGTGATGAACTCTCTTGAATCACCAACCATGATTGGTCGGTCAAAATACTTCGCAATTTTTTCACAACGCTTTGGATCACCTGGCAAGAAAACGTAGCGTCCAACATCACCTTTGCCAACGCCAATATGATACTGTTTTCCTGATCCTTCTGTATAATCAATCATATATAATTCTCCTTTAATTTATTATAATAATTTTTTGTATTTTTTTCAAAAATGCTTGTCATTACAACCCTATCATGTTATTATCATCTAGCACGATATGGCGCGTTGGTGAAGCGGCTTAACACACCGCCCTTTCACGGCGGCATTCACGGGTTCGAATCCCGTACGCGTCACTTATTTTTTTATAGGGGTGTCGTACAATGGTAGTACATCGGTCTCCAAAACCGCTGACGGGAGTTCGATTCTCTCCACCCCTGTCGATTAGGGAAGCTAGGCTTCCTTTTTTTTGTACTTTTCCAATTGATAAATCAAGTGCAACAACTCAATAATGGCTCATAGCATTCATGTTCCTTAATATCTAATCATCTTCCTATGGAGGTACTCTACAAATCTCAAGTAAAGTTTATTCAAGTTCTCATTTATTTTAGGATGCATTTTC comes from the Bulleidia sp. zg-1006 genome and includes:
- a CDS encoding ATP-binding protein, with translation MSMKKVIGKLFKADTDFNLIQNGDRICVGVSGGKDSVLLLYALSLYQKAAKRIANKDFSVLGIHLEMGFGNMDFTDLKAFFQEKEIEYVDYPTQLYEILKLHPKNDKIQCSLCSKLKKGAIIRAAQEHGCNKVAFAHHADDAIETLFMNMIYGARISTFSPAMHLKVSNMDFIRPFIYCFENEIRKTVKHEKLPLVKSTCPNDGYTKRQETKELLKQIYHTFPTAKENFLTSLSNQKQFNLWVKAKDWRHHSK
- a CDS encoding Na/Pi cotransporter family protein, with amino-acid sequence MNLSSLRWDVILGGFGLFLFGIGFMGDGLKAVAGDKLRDYINKYTTNPFSALIIGILITIIMQSSSASTAITIGLVRAGLMTLPQAAGIIMGANIGTTFTSLLISLNIDNYVLYFVFLGAMIVSFGKKAKVKSLGTIIMGFGLIFYGLNAMGSALSAIKDLPEFAQFAKDMATNPFLGLFAGTVMTGAVQASSATIGIVQKLYAAGALEFIAVLPFVFGANIGTTVTGILACIGGSTAAKRTAGIHILFNIIGTTVGMIFLRPYTNFIVWLSGIFGITGMAQIAVAHMVFNTTATIVFFPFMNQFCDLIRKILPGEEPKRIEINIDELDSNLAVNTIPSVAIDSAKTAIVKMASVVDQDNQDIKGYLNKPGNDEDYENLMTGEDTVNKLDKKITEFLIAISKNQQLTPSDQTELRRGLEITKNLERIGDLGINLVEFFNMVREDKTTFSPAAIVDMNTMFDELNEMMKLCIRVYEERDELVYHELMGKENEMDETEYAARQGHFTRMANGECTSSIASSVYVDILGTIERMGDHACNIARSAILDYIDQDEPDFEKH
- a CDS encoding TIGR02206 family membrane protein, translating into MDQFFSTQGTASAFVPPMWVYVSAIIVMALEMVFCLKYHDKAWLKKFFWLFQLIQLVILYGFYMVQRISISISLPLYHCRAAMFSLMFMKDSKLKKMFAVIGIFGGLLAIFIPIMDKYAWPHVTLVSFYWGHFALFGNSLLYLLETKKKLSLKEIIGINLLIDVFLALVNELTNGNYGFLRETPLIAGWSFLARLVCVTLFFCLVTYGIQKLTDYLQTRVSV
- a CDS encoding A/G-specific adenine glycosylase: MSFQAKEFQQLIHWYRSHHINYPWRLSKNPYPIWISEIMLQQTRIEAVLPKYERFMQELPSIHDLATVSDDHLMFLWEGLGYYSRARNLKKAAIQIEDKFQGIFPHKLEDIQSLAGIGDYTAGAIASFAFGLGVPAIDGNVLRVYSRHEGIYQNVLDPTMKSLVKEQLLPLYTKENSTDNGDFNQAIMELGEQVCLPKNPNCQNCPIFKKCFSFLQRKQNELPVRISKTKKKTENHSFLIFYTKDKILVHRRSADSLLANLYEPVNLNSFIKIDDFLKEYSLPVLSYTKLKNHKHIFSHRIWQIEAYAIEVSEEFPFLDYQWLEKKKSSLLAFSSAFDPYRLYFY
- the udp gene encoding uridine phosphorylase; this encodes MIDYTEGSGKQYHIGVGKGDVGRYVFLPGDPKRCEKIAKYFDRPIMVGDSREFITYTGYLNGVKVSVTSTGIGGPSASIAMEELVACGADTFIRVGTCGGMDINVKAGDIVVATGAIRMEGTSKEYAPIEYPAVADLDMVNALVEGAKRVDASYHTGVVECKDAFYGQHRPETLPNGQDLLRKWDAWLGMGCKASEMESAALFIVAGYLHVRCGTTLLVVANQERAKQGLPNPQVHDTDLAIRSAIEAVKYLIETDEDN